A single Prevotella sp. E15-22 DNA region contains:
- the pnuC gene encoding nicotinamide riboside transporter PnuC, whose protein sequence is MMEFLSSQWLDILTTILGLIYIWLEYRAHIALWVIGVIMPALDIVLYWQHGLYGDAGMACYYTFAALYGFYVWKFVKTRKKKEPLPIIFMPRRQYLPTIVFFFVAWAAVYYVLVTWTDSTVPLLDSFTNALSFVGLWALARKYVEQWVFWMVVDGVCTFLYIKKGIPFKAMLYGLYVVIAIAGYLKWRSMAKTVKSNR, encoded by the coding sequence ATGATGGAATTCCTCTCTTCCCAGTGGCTCGACATACTGACCACGATACTCGGCCTGATCTATATCTGGCTCGAGTATCGTGCTCATATTGCCCTTTGGGTGATAGGTGTCATCATGCCAGCCCTCGACATCGTGCTCTATTGGCAGCACGGCCTCTATGGCGATGCTGGTATGGCGTGCTACTATACCTTTGCCGCCCTTTATGGCTTCTATGTGTGGAAGTTTGTAAAGACGCGCAAGAAGAAGGAGCCGCTGCCCATCATCTTCATGCCTCGACGACAGTATCTGCCCACCATCGTGTTTTTCTTTGTGGCGTGGGCTGCCGTCTATTATGTACTCGTCACGTGGACCGACTCTACCGTGCCCCTGCTCGACTCCTTTACCAATGCCCTGTCGTTTGTGGGCTTGTGGGCCTTGGCTCGAAAATATGTGGAGCAATGGGTGTTCTGGATGGTGGTCGATGGCGTGTGCACCTTTCTATATATTAAGAAAGGCATACCTTTCAAGGCCATGCTCTATGGTCTTTATGTTGTAATCGCCATTGCCGGCTATCTTAAGTGGAGAAGCATGGCAAAGACGGTGAAAAGCAATCGGTAA
- a CDS encoding M28 family peptidase: MKQLLILLSVTLLCAACGDKHKKSADAADDALVAQQFSADSAFTFCQQQCDFGPRTMNSEAHEQCGQWIMDKFRSYGLEVSEQRATLTGFDGTPLQSNNITAHYQPELQQRILICAHWDSRPWADNDPDEANHQKPVLAANDGASGVAVMLELARVLSADTCRLPVGVDFVCFDAEDWGTEHQSDSWALGAQYWAKNIHKELNGKTYRYGILLDMVGGQGARFYQEGVSLLYAKNVVDRVWKAATIAGYSSMFPQADGGTITDDHVPVNQAGIPCIDIIPCYPDCEQSNFGPTWHTISDDMDHIDPATLKAVGQTLLQVLFTEK, encoded by the coding sequence ATGAAACAGTTATTGATTCTTTTGAGTGTGACACTCCTATGCGCAGCTTGTGGAGACAAACATAAAAAAAGTGCCGACGCAGCGGACGATGCGCTGGTGGCACAACAGTTCTCGGCCGACTCGGCCTTTACTTTCTGTCAGCAGCAATGCGACTTTGGTCCTCGCACCATGAACAGCGAGGCCCACGAGCAGTGCGGACAGTGGATTATGGATAAGTTTAGGAGCTACGGACTGGAGGTGAGCGAACAGCGCGCCACCCTGACGGGCTTCGACGGCACGCCCCTACAGAGCAATAACATCACGGCCCACTATCAGCCTGAGCTGCAGCAGCGCATCCTGATATGCGCCCACTGGGACAGCCGACCCTGGGCCGACAACGACCCTGACGAGGCCAACCACCAGAAGCCTGTGCTGGCTGCCAACGACGGTGCCAGCGGCGTGGCCGTGATGCTGGAGCTGGCTCGTGTGCTGAGTGCCGACACCTGCCGACTGCCTGTTGGTGTCGACTTCGTGTGCTTCGACGCTGAGGACTGGGGCACTGAACACCAGAGCGACTCATGGGCGCTGGGTGCACAATACTGGGCAAAAAATATTCATAAGGAGTTGAACGGCAAGACCTACCGCTATGGCATCTTGCTCGACATGGTAGGCGGCCAGGGTGCCCGTTTCTATCAGGAGGGCGTGTCGCTTCTTTATGCCAAGAACGTGGTAGACCGTGTGTGGAAAGCCGCCACCATAGCAGGCTATAGCAGTATGTTCCCACAGGCCGACGGTGGCACCATCACTGACGACCACGTGCCTGTGAACCAGGCCGGCATTCCCTGTATCGACATCATCCCCTGCTATCCTGACTGCGAGCAGAGCAACTTCGGCCCCACATGGCACACCATCAGCGACGACATGGACCACATCGACCCTGCCACACTGAAGGCCGTGGGACAAACACTCTTGCAGGTGCTCTTTACAGAGAAATAA
- a CDS encoding 2-oxoacid:acceptor oxidoreductase subunit alpha, with translation MAEKLEVKELDQVVVRFSGDSGDGMQLAGNIFSTVSATVGNGISTFPDYPADIRAPQGSLTGVSGFQVHIGAGKVYTPGDKCDVLVAMNAAALKTQYRYAKPGATIIIDTDSFGPKDLEKAQFQTEDYLGEMNIDPDRVIQCPLTTMVKSCLADSGMDNKAMLKCRNMFALGLVCWLFDRDLNLVANFLREKFAKKPAIAEANIKVIQAGWDYGHNTHSNAINVYRVESKEKTPGRYMDITGNKATAYGLIAAAEKAGLRLYLGSYPITPATDILHELSKHKSCGVITVQCEDEISGAASALGASFSGALGVTSTSGPGVCLKSEVMNLAVIMELPLLVIDVQRGGPATGLPTKSEQTDLLQALFGRNGESPMPVIAALSPTDCFDAAYQAAKIALEHMTPVVLLTDAYIANGSGAFKLPQMAQLGAINPPYVPEELKGKWTPYMRAENGTRYWAVPGREGFAHILGGLEKDNATGAISTNPENHDLMTRLRQQKIEKIEVPNLEVDGDADADLLIVGFGSTYGHLHSAMDELKAKGYKVAQAQFKYLNPLPKNTAEVLSKYKKVVVAEQNMGQLAAYLRMKIDGFVPYQFNQVKGQPFVVEELVNAFEDILKK, from the coding sequence ATGGCAGAAAAATTGGAAGTGAAGGAGCTGGACCAGGTTGTTGTCCGCTTCTCAGGTGACTCTGGCGACGGTATGCAGTTGGCCGGAAACATTTTTTCAACAGTCAGTGCCACTGTAGGCAATGGCATTTCTACATTCCCCGACTATCCAGCCGACATTCGCGCTCCGCAAGGCTCGCTCACTGGTGTGTCTGGTTTCCAGGTACATATTGGTGCAGGTAAGGTTTACACCCCTGGCGATAAGTGCGACGTACTGGTGGCCATGAATGCTGCTGCACTCAAGACTCAGTATCGCTATGCTAAGCCAGGTGCAACGATTATCATCGATACCGATTCGTTTGGACCCAAGGACCTGGAGAAGGCTCAGTTCCAGACAGAGGACTATCTTGGCGAGATGAACATCGACCCTGACCGTGTGATCCAGTGCCCCCTCACCACCATGGTGAAGAGCTGTCTGGCCGACAGTGGTATGGACAACAAGGCCATGCTGAAGTGCCGTAACATGTTTGCTCTGGGACTTGTCTGCTGGCTGTTCGATCGCGACCTGAACCTCGTGGCCAACTTCCTGCGCGAGAAGTTTGCCAAGAAGCCTGCCATCGCTGAGGCTAACATCAAGGTGATTCAGGCTGGTTGGGACTATGGTCACAACACCCATTCAAACGCTATCAATGTTTATCGTGTGGAGTCGAAGGAGAAGACTCCTGGCCGTTATATGGATATCACGGGTAACAAGGCTACGGCCTATGGCTTGATTGCCGCTGCCGAGAAGGCTGGCCTGCGCCTCTACCTGGGTTCTTATCCTATCACACCTGCCACCGACATCCTGCACGAGTTGTCAAAGCATAAGTCATGCGGCGTCATCACCGTTCAGTGTGAGGACGAGATCAGTGGTGCTGCTTCGGCCCTGGGTGCATCGTTCTCTGGTGCCCTGGGTGTCACCTCAACCTCTGGTCCTGGCGTTTGCCTCAAGTCGGAGGTGATGAACCTGGCCGTTATCATGGAGTTGCCCCTGCTCGTCATCGACGTGCAGCGTGGTGGTCCTGCCACTGGTCTTCCCACCAAGAGCGAGCAGACCGACCTGCTGCAGGCCCTCTTCGGCCGCAATGGTGAGAGTCCTATGCCTGTCATCGCAGCCCTGAGTCCTACCGACTGCTTCGATGCTGCCTATCAGGCTGCCAAGATTGCCTTGGAGCACATGACACCTGTGGTGCTGCTCACCGATGCTTATATCGCTAATGGCTCTGGTGCCTTCAAGTTGCCCCAGATGGCTCAGCTTGGTGCCATCAATCCCCCTTATGTTCCTGAGGAACTGAAGGGCAAGTGGACACCCTACATGCGTGCTGAGAATGGCACTCGCTATTGGGCTGTGCCTGGTCGTGAGGGCTTTGCACACATCCTTGGTGGCCTGGAGAAGGACAACGCTACTGGCGCCATCTCTACCAACCCTGAGAACCACGACCTGATGACGCGTCTGCGCCAGCAGAAGATTGAGAAGATTGAGGTGCCCAACCTCGAGGTGGACGGCGATGCCGATGCCGACCTGCTCATCGTGGGCTTTGGCTCTACCTACGGCCACCTACACTCAGCTATGGACGAGTTGAAGGCTAAGGGCTACAAGGTGGCTCAGGCTCAGTTCAAGTACCTGAACCCCCTGCCCAAAAACACGGCCGAGGTTCTCTCTAAGTATAAGAAGGTGGTTGTGGCCGAGCAGAACATGGGTCAACTGGCTGCCTACCTTCGCATGAAGATCGACGGCTTCGTGCCCTACCAGTTTAATCAGGTCAAGGGTCAGCCCTTCGTGGTAGAAGAGTTAGTGAACGCATTCGAGGACATTTTAAAGAAGTAA
- a CDS encoding 2-oxoacid:ferredoxin oxidoreductase subunit beta, with protein sequence MSTYTAQDFKKGQPRWCPGCGDHFFLASLHKAMAEIGVAPENVAVISGIGCSSRLPHYMATYGMNTIHGRAAAIATGAKVANPNLTVWQVSGDGDGLAIGGNHFIHANRRNIDLNMILLNNRIYGLTKGQYSPTSPRGFVSKSSPYGTVEDPFRPAELCFGARGHFFARCVATDAKGTVEVLKAAYEHKGASVTEVLQNCVIFNDHCHDVVYNNEGRKKNAIYVRHGEKLVFGENNEFGLVQQGFGLKVVEIGKDGYTIDDVLVHDAHCEDNTLQLKLAMMTPEDGFPIALGVIRDVDAPTYNDAVHAQLAEVSAQKKYHNFEELLETNDIWEVK encoded by the coding sequence ATGAGTACATATACAGCACAAGATTTTAAGAAAGGCCAGCCTCGTTGGTGCCCTGGTTGTGGCGACCACTTCTTCCTGGCTTCACTCCATAAGGCTATGGCCGAGATTGGCGTAGCTCCTGAGAACGTAGCAGTGATCTCTGGTATCGGCTGTTCCAGCCGTCTGCCTCACTACATGGCTACCTATGGCATGAACACCATCCACGGTCGTGCCGCTGCCATCGCTACTGGTGCTAAGGTGGCCAACCCCAACCTCACCGTTTGGCAGGTTAGTGGTGATGGCGATGGACTGGCTATCGGTGGTAACCACTTCATCCACGCTAACCGTCGTAACATCGACCTGAATATGATTCTCTTGAACAACCGTATCTATGGTTTGACCAAGGGCCAGTATTCGCCCACCTCTCCTCGTGGCTTCGTCTCTAAGTCGAGCCCTTACGGCACAGTGGAGGATCCCTTCCGTCCTGCAGAGCTCTGCTTTGGCGCTCGTGGCCATTTCTTCGCTCGCTGCGTGGCTACCGATGCCAAGGGTACTGTCGAGGTGCTGAAGGCTGCCTACGAGCACAAGGGTGCCTCTGTCACTGAGGTGCTGCAGAACTGTGTCATCTTCAACGACCACTGCCACGATGTGGTCTACAACAACGAGGGTCGTAAGAAGAATGCCATCTATGTTCGTCATGGCGAGAAGCTGGTGTTTGGCGAGAACAACGAATTTGGACTCGTTCAGCAGGGCTTTGGCCTGAAGGTGGTTGAGATTGGTAAGGACGGCTACACCATCGACGATGTGTTGGTTCACGATGCTCACTGCGAGGACAACACCCTGCAGCTGAAGTTGGCCATGATGACACCTGAGGATGGCTTCCCCATCGCCCTGGGTGTGATTCGCGACGTGGACGCTCCTACCTACAACGATGCTGTTCATGCGCAGTTGGCCGAGGTGAGTGCCCAGAAGAAGTATCACAACTTCGAGGAGTTGCTCGAGACCAACGACATCTGGGAGGTGAAGTAA
- a CDS encoding nucleotidyltransferase family protein, translating into MKSRAEILSLMSRFKPTAQEKYGITKLGIFGSVARGEQTDKSDVDICYEGQAPSLLTLDKIQSELEQLLDCKVDLVRVRENMNNLLRKRILRDGIFV; encoded by the coding sequence ATGAAGTCAAGAGCTGAAATATTATCCTTAATGAGTCGTTTTAAACCAACGGCTCAGGAAAAATATGGCATCACAAAGCTTGGCATCTTTGGTTCTGTTGCTCGTGGCGAGCAAACGGATAAAAGCGATGTTGATATTTGTTATGAGGGTCAGGCTCCCTCATTGCTAACTCTGGATAAAATTCAGTCTGAACTTGAACAATTGCTTGATTGTAAGGTAGACTTGGTCCGTGTTCGTGAAAACATGAACAACTTGCTTCGAAAAAGGATTTTAAGGGATGGCATATTCGTTTGA
- a CDS encoding imm11 family protein: MEAKFYKIIIDGNDNEGGVLYSPSHWPFPIACDAEEVKNWQSLVIELRDGVYRHFNKCTGGANLVSKEFKDILCLYIPSDYDVEFLPVKVISKEFGDKDYYILHFTKIFDVLDKNTTIYAKGTDIIIKVCLNYSKVKDLHLFNTQPAINDVVISAKVCDHLKKAGLAGGVEFVPIKCNDI, from the coding sequence TTGGAAGCTAAGTTTTATAAGATAATCATTGATGGCAATGATAATGAGGGAGGGGTGCTTTATTCTCCTTCCCACTGGCCATTTCCGATAGCATGTGATGCAGAAGAAGTTAAGAATTGGCAGTCACTGGTGATTGAGCTAAGAGATGGTGTCTATCGTCATTTCAACAAATGCACAGGAGGTGCTAATTTAGTTAGCAAAGAATTTAAAGATATACTATGTTTGTATATCCCATCTGATTATGATGTGGAATTTCTTCCAGTGAAAGTTATTAGTAAGGAATTTGGGGATAAGGACTATTATATTTTGCACTTTACGAAGATATTTGATGTTCTTGATAAGAATACCACAATATATGCAAAAGGAACAGATATAATAATAAAGGTTTGCCTAAACTACTCAAAAGTTAAAGACCTTCATCTATTCAATACTCAGCCGGCAATCAATGATGTTGTCATATCTGCAAAGGTATGCGACCATCTAAAAAAAGCGGGATTGGCTGGAGGTGTGGAGTTTGTACCCATAAAATGCAATGATATATAA
- a CDS encoding DUF4419 domain-containing protein yields MRKFLAITIMVIMAGTASAQECKVLNQETGFIRFEVDENLPAPEKDFYYFDSTEQQAQNLVSSSVPYGYKPEILAYSFAGEKMTLMREDVFFNALVQAYADHRPFVISPDMVWQLIGFNFSEYVNNHSEEMRSLLVHHEGVKDLRIMTDEDILGDKNADWSDIFEKFSVAIAENTKGDIAQLMTSDFTTTGPTERIASQITLMESLKNYFHYVAGRLACGIPNITLKGTPDDWRKVAEKVQGLEKYNMGWWTKELKPIMAEFVKTAEGHPDKKFWKDIVMQDRPDRLRGGGCSSEKPTDLDGWMVKLFPDMKKGQMRASIPYGRRQGAELSNVQFKYQLIDPITMKVIEETDIMLYAGFVGVTVDEATGALEPKIGWIARKVDEDAEVVARLTSTSISFNESGTKIKTVPEVLKREKHYKQLHLTFEDKVIVPEWMDSIQIDDFTIEGYMTDAEHTQLKKRFPKAKVKRQLHNTTTRRDLAPGQYAYRLDSIVSASSSGLSVFRLAYDEQGRISEMIRHYSYDSRPLKSIFHYDERGFCVREDQYEMANGNDVLTMVREDTYTDEGRIMKRESKMFDKEGKLFHHNTDSYTYDQRGNRVEEMSEREYNSRSSGKTKRTSVYNALNQEVEEVVYGYKVKEDEFFPNITDKMDYDMQGRVNHYTTISTNRWDDATTEGFFEYTEQNGQVVRETHKFKSSRDDNWTVEITSRAYDAYGNLVREDREKNDTYSGSTNYYYDLATKAEHVQGVDWYDKPGMSLLRVGLLCEACNRKSRVTRINSVNASGDFEGMDGSNTTGSDIRFYYTSLPKQNDQ; encoded by the coding sequence ATGAGAAAATTTTTAGCCATCACCATCATGGTGATCATGGCCGGCACGGCCTCTGCCCAGGAGTGTAAGGTGTTGAATCAGGAAACTGGTTTCATCAGGTTTGAGGTGGACGAGAACCTGCCTGCACCAGAGAAGGATTTTTATTACTTTGACTCAACAGAGCAACAGGCACAGAATTTGGTTAGTAGTTCTGTGCCGTATGGCTACAAACCAGAGATTCTGGCTTATAGCTTCGCTGGTGAGAAGATGACCTTGATGCGCGAGGATGTGTTCTTCAATGCATTGGTTCAGGCCTATGCCGACCATCGCCCGTTTGTCATCTCGCCCGATATGGTGTGGCAGCTGATTGGCTTCAATTTCAGCGAGTATGTCAACAACCACTCCGAGGAAATGCGTTCATTGTTGGTGCATCACGAAGGAGTAAAGGACCTGAGAATCATGACTGACGAGGACATACTGGGTGATAAGAATGCCGATTGGAGCGACATTTTCGAGAAGTTCTCTGTTGCGATTGCCGAAAACACCAAGGGCGATATTGCCCAGCTGATGACCTCCGACTTCACGACCACAGGTCCCACGGAGCGTATCGCCTCGCAAATCACGCTGATGGAGTCGCTGAAAAATTATTTCCACTATGTCGCAGGACGCCTCGCATGTGGTATTCCCAACATCACGCTGAAAGGTACACCTGACGACTGGCGCAAGGTGGCAGAGAAGGTGCAGGGACTGGAGAAGTACAACATGGGATGGTGGACCAAGGAACTGAAACCCATCATGGCTGAGTTCGTCAAGACTGCTGAAGGACATCCCGACAAGAAGTTCTGGAAGGACATCGTGATGCAGGACCGTCCAGACCGCCTGCGTGGAGGTGGTTGCAGTAGTGAGAAGCCTACCGACCTCGATGGCTGGATGGTGAAACTATTCCCAGATATGAAGAAGGGGCAGATGCGCGCCTCCATCCCTTATGGACGGAGGCAAGGCGCAGAACTGTCGAACGTGCAGTTCAAGTACCAACTGATAGACCCCATCACGATGAAGGTGATTGAAGAAACGGATATCATGCTCTATGCAGGATTCGTAGGCGTGACGGTCGATGAGGCCACAGGTGCCTTGGAACCCAAGATAGGGTGGATTGCTCGTAAGGTGGACGAGGATGCAGAAGTGGTGGCACGACTCACAAGCACGTCAATCTCGTTCAATGAGTCGGGCACAAAGATAAAGACGGTTCCCGAGGTGTTGAAGCGTGAGAAGCACTACAAACAACTCCACCTGACGTTCGAGGACAAGGTCATCGTGCCCGAGTGGATGGACAGCATCCAGATTGACGACTTCACCATTGAGGGCTACATGACCGACGCGGAGCACACTCAGCTTAAGAAGCGGTTCCCCAAGGCCAAGGTGAAACGTCAGCTTCATAACACCACCACCCGCCGAGACCTCGCTCCTGGTCAGTATGCCTATCGCCTTGACAGCATCGTGAGCGCATCATCATCCGGATTATCTGTTTTTCGTCTCGCATACGACGAGCAAGGCCGTATATCAGAAATGATAAGGCATTATTCGTATGATTCAAGACCCCTAAAAAGCATTTTCCATTATGACGAACGTGGCTTCTGTGTAAGAGAAGACCAATACGAAATGGCGAATGGCAATGATGTGCTGACAATGGTGCGTGAAGATACCTATACCGACGAAGGCCGAATAATGAAACGGGAATCGAAGATGTTCGACAAAGAGGGAAAGCTGTTTCATCACAATACAGATAGCTACACCTACGACCAGCGTGGAAATCGTGTAGAGGAAATGAGCGAACGTGAATACAATAGCAGATCATCCGGCAAGACGAAAAGAACCTCTGTGTACAATGCACTTAACCAAGAGGTAGAAGAGGTAGTGTATGGCTATAAAGTAAAGGAAGATGAATTTTTTCCGAATATCACGGACAAGATGGATTATGACATGCAGGGCCGCGTGAACCATTATACAACCATCTCAACGAATAGGTGGGACGACGCTACGACTGAGGGCTTCTTTGAATATACTGAACAGAACGGTCAGGTGGTGCGTGAGACGCACAAGTTCAAAAGTTCACGTGACGACAACTGGACGGTGGAAATAACCAGCCGCGCCTACGACGCCTATGGCAATCTGGTGCGTGAAGACCGTGAGAAGAACGACACTTATAGCGGCTCCACCAACTACTACTACGACCTTGCCACCAAGGCTGAGCATGTGCAAGGCGTTGACTGGTACGACAAACCAGGCATGAGTCTTCTGAGAGTGGGTTTGCTCTGCGAAGCATGCAACCGCAAGTCCCGCGTCACGCGCATCAACAGCGTCAACGCCTCTGGCGACTTCGAGGGAATGGATGGCTCAAACACCACGGGTTCCGACATAAGGTTTTATTATACAAGCCTCCCGAAACAGAATGATCAGTAG
- a CDS encoding DUF4251 domain-containing protein produces MNNIRNDKNLQEAVSRHEQQLEPMPADLNERLMNNLSLTPAGAKRQQAHPRLHAWRRWSAGLAAAIAASFLLMWLFNFSQTPSNEAPLLAQQTKTESATTPSSPAAEEPQTEMTVGAKPEQHLSDNQIEAEPQTVESVTLDDTKSPRPNSRPQAIPDIASPQGERFLASTSNTITFRSHHDGLATTATPEESEDDGLNLTVAKEKGWMPEGWTDLKSWSNGQKLTHALTDKERKALAVAVAVKDKRWHIDITSMNTMRYGSRTVSTDFFLELRGDTLRSYLPYLGQAQVSTSLSPTIGLNFERPIRQYKESRPKNKYTQIDIDVKTNEDTYHYTIDIYDSGDAYIRVRSLNRDPISFDGTLETKY; encoded by the coding sequence ATGAACAACATCCGTAATGATAAGAACCTGCAGGAGGCCGTCAGCCGACACGAACAGCAGTTGGAGCCGATGCCTGCCGACCTGAACGAGCGACTGATGAACAACCTGTCGCTGACGCCCGCTGGCGCAAAGAGACAGCAGGCGCATCCTCGCCTGCATGCATGGAGACGATGGAGTGCAGGACTTGCTGCGGCCATTGCAGCCAGTTTCCTTCTGATGTGGCTATTCAACTTCTCGCAGACGCCGTCCAACGAAGCGCCTCTCTTGGCACAGCAGACAAAGACGGAGTCAGCGACGACTCCTTCATCCCCTGCAGCTGAAGAACCACAGACAGAGATGACCGTCGGCGCGAAGCCTGAGCAGCACCTTTCAGACAACCAGATAGAGGCAGAACCCCAGACCGTTGAGTCTGTCACATTAGACGACACCAAGAGTCCACGCCCCAACAGTCGTCCGCAAGCCATCCCTGACATTGCGTCGCCCCAGGGTGAGCGCTTCCTTGCCTCCACGTCCAATACCATCACCTTCAGAAGCCATCACGATGGACTCGCCACCACAGCTACTCCTGAAGAAAGCGAGGACGATGGTCTGAACCTGACTGTTGCCAAGGAAAAAGGTTGGATGCCAGAAGGCTGGACAGACTTGAAGAGTTGGAGTAATGGCCAAAAACTTACTCACGCTCTGACTGACAAGGAAAGGAAAGCACTGGCCGTGGCCGTTGCCGTCAAAGACAAGCGCTGGCACATTGACATCACCTCGATGAACACCATGCGTTATGGCTCGCGAACCGTTTCCACCGACTTCTTCCTCGAACTCCGTGGCGACACCCTGCGCAGCTATCTGCCCTATCTGGGACAGGCTCAGGTATCCACCTCGCTGTCGCCCACGATAGGTCTGAACTTCGAGAGGCCCATACGACAATATAAGGAGAGTCGCCCTAAAAACAAGTACACACAGATAGACATTGACGTGAAGACCAACGAGGACACCTATCACTACACCATCGACATCTACGACTCTGGCGATGCCTATATCCGTGTGCGTTCGTTGAATCGCGACCCCATCAGTTTCGACGGTACATTAGAAACCAAATATTAA
- a CDS encoding RNA polymerase sigma factor has translation MEQGTKDLIHDLRQHQPAACQQLFTTYGPAVYRMIQRIVPCREDAEEVYQDVFVKALNSIERFSPQQASLATWLKSIAYHESLNFVRGKKPTIVYMDDTRLDIDAMEEPDEAPQNEQTIQQLEQALTELPPHEQTVVSMFYYDEMSLADIAFVIGSNPSTVGSQLSRIRKKLYRIIKTR, from the coding sequence ATGGAACAAGGAACCAAGGACCTGATTCACGATCTTCGGCAGCACCAGCCTGCTGCCTGTCAACAGCTGTTTACGACCTACGGCCCTGCCGTGTATCGTATGATACAACGCATCGTGCCGTGTCGTGAAGATGCTGAAGAGGTCTATCAGGATGTGTTCGTCAAGGCCCTGAACAGCATCGAAAGGTTTTCTCCCCAGCAGGCATCGCTTGCCACATGGCTTAAAAGCATTGCCTATCACGAGTCGCTCAACTTTGTCAGAGGCAAGAAGCCCACCATTGTTTATATGGATGACACTCGTCTGGACATTGACGCGATGGAGGAGCCTGACGAAGCACCACAGAACGAGCAGACCATCCAACAGCTGGAACAGGCCCTGACTGAGTTGCCGCCACACGAACAGACCGTGGTGAGCATGTTCTATTACGACGAGATGAGTCTCGCCGACATTGCCTTTGTCATTGGATCCAATCCCTCTACTGTCGGCTCGCAACTGAGTCGGATACGCAAAAAACTCTATAGAATCATTAAAACAAGATGA